TGACGTGTACATTTTTAAACACGTGCTATTCTTTTTTAATGAAATATCACCATATTTAACAAGTTTGATATATTATCAGTGTGAATAATATGCACATTTTGGAAAATTGCTTTTCTAGACCTTAAAAAGAAAATGTACGTGGAAAACAACTATTAAATTTTATTCAGGATAGAAATAGTTATAACTTTCAACTTAATTTTACAAATAACTTTAACTTACGACTTTTATCATGTATTTATTCAACACTTCGGCTTTTTTCCGTAGCACTTTTCACGACACTTGTCCCCACATCAGATTTGCTTGGCAAATCATTGCCAAATTGGCCCTAAACAAATTTTAGACCTATGATGTAGTATGCCTTACATTTTCATAGGctgttttgtttaatttagttcaCTTATTATAAACTGCGTCGTTTCAGTAAATAACTTTGACTATTTTCCATTAAGCCTAATTGACTTCTTTGGCCAACTGCTACAACTACTTTCAGTTGGGGGCGGATATTTCAATGCTGCGGCAGCTCCGGCGGAGATAATGTATAATTACAAGTTCCCCTAAGCTATGCGGAAGAGAGAGGAGGCAGAACAGAGGCATATTCAACAGCAAAACAGGGCAAGATTCATttacttctattgcgttcaaaaGGTAATTCCTTTTTTGATTCCTACCATTGTTCATTCATTTGATTTGAAATATGGAGACCCCCCTGTTGCATTACCAAAGTATCTCAACTCAATTTCAGAATTCTAGCTTTCCTTCCTCCTCCATAAATCATAGGGGTTTAAATCAGGGTACTACATTTTCTGCGTATCAATTGGGTAAGGTCCGGTGTTCTTCATCAGATCAAGGTCTTCAACCATTGCCCAAGCCTAAACCTTCAAAAATCAAAACTGATATTGAAGAAGGACCTAGATTTCCAGATACTCAAATTAAAAAACCTAGTGCAAGGTTTTGTAGTCAATTAGAGAAATTAGTGCTTCATGGAAGATACAGAGAGGCACTTGAATTGTTTGAGTTATTTGAGCTTAATGGTGGGTTTGATATGGGAATTAGTACCTATGATGCATTAGTCAGTGCTTGTATAGGATTAAGATCTGTCCCTGGAGTGAAGAGGGTGTTTAATTATATGATTAATAATGGTTTTGAACCTGATCAGTATATGAGAAATAGAATACTTGTTATGCATGTTAAATGCGGGATGATGATCCATGCCCGTAAATggtttgatgaaatgcctgaGAAGGATATTGTTTCTTGGAATACTATCATCCGTGGCCTTGTGGACATGGGGGATTACATAGAGGCATTTAGGTTGTTTCTAAATATGTGGGAGGAGTTTTCTGAAGCTGGATCATACACATTTGCCACCATGATCCAAGCATCGTCCGGGTTAGGATTCATCTCTGTGGGCAGAGAGTTGCATTCGTGTGCTGTAAAAATGGGAGAAGGCGATGATATATTTGTTTCGTGTGCTTTGATTGATATGTATGCTAAATGTGGGAACATTGAAGATGCACATTGTGTGTTTGATGAGATGCCGGAGAAAACTACAGTAGGATGGAATACTATCATTGCAGGTTACGCACTCCATGGTTATAGCGAGGAGGCTTTAGATATGTACATTGAGATGCGTGATTCCGGTGTTAGAATGGACCACTTCACATTTTCCATTGTGGTGAGAATATGTACAAGATTGGCTTCTTTGGAATATGCTAGGCAAGCTCATGCTGCTCTAGTTCGGCATGGTTTTGGATCAGATATTGTAGCAAATACAGCACTCATTGATTTTTACAGCAAATGGGGACGAATAGAGAATGCTCGACATGTTTTTGATAAGATGCCTAACAAGAATGTCATCTCCTGGAATACCTTGATTGGTGGATATGGAAATCATGGTCGGGGAGCCGAGGCAATTGAGTTGTTTGAGCAGATGCTTGAAGAAAGAGTGAGGCCCAACCATGTCACTTTTCTTGCTGTTTTATCTGCTTGTAGCTATTCTGGTATATCAGAGCGCGGGTGGGAAATATTTCAAGCTATGGGTAGAGAGTACAAAGTAAAGCCTCGGGCAATGCACTATACATGTATGGTTGAATTGTTAGGTAGAGAGGGGCTCTTGGATGAAGCTTTTGCTTTCATAAAAGGCGCTCCTTTCACGCCTACAGCAAATATGTGGGCTGCACTATTAACTGCTTGTCGGGTGTACGAAAACTTAGAGCTTGGGAAATTCGCAGCTGAAAAACTTTACGGGATGGAACCGGAGAAGCTTAACAACTACGTTGTGCTTTTGAATATATACAACAGCTCCGGAAAATTGAAGGAAGCTGCTAGTGTTATCAAGACCTTAGGAAGAAAAGGTTTGAGAATGCATCAGGCAAGCAGTTGGATAGAAGTTAACAAGCAGGCACACGTTTTCCATTCCGGAGATAAATCCCATCCCCAGAGAGAGGATATCTACCGAAAGGTGGATAATTTGATGAAAGAAATTGCAAAACATGGATATGTTCCTGAGAAAACTTTGCTCCCTGATGTGGATGAACAAGAACAGAATGTGTTGTTGTACCATAGTGAGAAGCTAGCGATTGCTTTCGGGTTGATAAATACTCCGTATTGGATGCCTTTGCAAATAGTTCAGGGGCACCGGCTGTGTAGTGACTGTCACAAAGCAATTAAGCTAATAGCTATGATTGCCAGAAGGGAAATTGTGGTGAAGGACGGCAGCAGATTCCATCATTTTAAAGATGGGAGTTGCTCTTGCGGGGACTATTGGTGAATTCATGGCACAATAATGTGTTGTGAGGGCTCAAACTCTGCCAAAAGTTTTGctcattttttgctttttcttttagAAACTGTGATATAAGCATCAGTTATATTTATACTTCTATACAAATTCTAGATAGAAATTTTGAGGGGTTTTCTTTGCTTTGACAGGTTTTAGGAAATAAGTCTTTTTTTACAGTGTATCCGATTACTCAAGGCTCGTCATACTGGAAATAAGTATTTCTGTAACCAACATATTTAGGAATGACAAGGAGTGAAAAGTATGGATGTGATATATTATTCAAAAACACAATAAGTTAGATGATGATTGAATCGAAACATAATAGAATCTGAAGCCTTTTTCATTCGGTTGTTATTGTTAGTTGTTGATGTTTGATGTTTCTAGTAGATAGTAGCTGATTTTCTTTTCAAAATAGCAATTGTgtctcaattttattttatgttttgttaTTAGAGGAGGCACCTTTCTTGTTACATATTCCCAAATTTAGTTGCACATATTATGACATCTTTTGCATTTCATTTGATTCTTGATTGTTGTGGATCCAATTCTCAATTCGAAAATGTAGTTTTGAAATGATATCTCAATCATATCATGGTTGCTGAAGCAATTTAGGAGAATGGTATTAAATCTTTCTTTTCATGATCTGAATTACCTACTCTTTCATTCACATAATGTGCGTGCTGTCACATGTGCGGAACACTTTCATTACTGACTCTTACGGCTTAATTGTtcaggataaaaaaaattaagatttgATAGTTGAAAAACTTCTCAAATGCTGGGTGAGTTCTGATCCTTTTCCAAAATTGCTCATGTTGAGGGTTCATATATTATGACCCGTAAATAGAATCTCGTCACAGGTTTGTTTATTGGAAAATCGCCTTAATTTTCTGGTTGCTCCTATTCTTAGATAACCCAATGGTGATTTGTGAGAGATCACCCAACACCTTGAAATAACCCTTATTACTGAAACTCCTATTTTTATAAGagacaaaaaagaaaaattacaaaggaaagaGTCCAATATAAGAAAACTACTACGAAACCTAATTCAATCTTCGTAAATAAAGATAGAATAAACTAGTTAAGAGACTAGAATGGAGGAGGTAAACTTGATTCATTGGAAATAATTGTAGTCTATCTCCATACTTCTATGGAATAGAGTTGATGTGTTGAGTTCTAgaattaatgaaaaaaaaaacctaactaataatattattgttattgtttaACTGAGCGTTAAATGCGTTTTAATGTTTAATATTTTAGATTAATTCATTAGTGAAATCTCAGCCTTTGAAGTTCATTAAAGGGTTTAGATTAAACAAACAGACTCTCTCATGTTTTTGGTAAACAGAGAGGATCTGAATCTATTATTATTTGGCAAATTAGAAATAGAGATATGGTATGGTTTGGGTATGTGTAGGTAGACACATGGTGAAGAAGTTTTGTAATGAGAAGACACGTATATGGAAGATGTGAAGTGCTTGACATTTAGAAAATTCTTTCAGGGAGACACGTACATGTGACGAGAAGACACGTGCATGGAAGATGTGGAATACTCTAGATAAGTTAAGAAACTACAGTAAGGCTATATATATAATCCAGAGCATTCCACATCTTCCATGTACGTGTCTTCTCATCACATATATGTGTCTCCCTGTAAGAATTTTCTAAATGTCAAGCACTCCACATCTTCCATATACGTATCTTCTCATCACAAAACTTCTTCACCATGTGTCTACCTACACATACTCAAA
The DNA window shown above is from Euphorbia lathyris chromosome 1, ddEupLath1.1, whole genome shotgun sequence and carries:
- the LOC136228602 gene encoding pentatricopeptide repeat-containing protein At5g50390, chloroplastic, whose translation is METPLLHYQSISTQFQNSSFPSSSINHRGLNQGTTFSAYQLGKVRCSSSDQGLQPLPKPKPSKIKTDIEEGPRFPDTQIKKPSARFCSQLEKLVLHGRYREALELFELFELNGGFDMGISTYDALVSACIGLRSVPGVKRVFNYMINNGFEPDQYMRNRILVMHVKCGMMIHARKWFDEMPEKDIVSWNTIIRGLVDMGDYIEAFRLFLNMWEEFSEAGSYTFATMIQASSGLGFISVGRELHSCAVKMGEGDDIFVSCALIDMYAKCGNIEDAHCVFDEMPEKTTVGWNTIIAGYALHGYSEEALDMYIEMRDSGVRMDHFTFSIVVRICTRLASLEYARQAHAALVRHGFGSDIVANTALIDFYSKWGRIENARHVFDKMPNKNVISWNTLIGGYGNHGRGAEAIELFEQMLEERVRPNHVTFLAVLSACSYSGISERGWEIFQAMGREYKVKPRAMHYTCMVELLGREGLLDEAFAFIKGAPFTPTANMWAALLTACRVYENLELGKFAAEKLYGMEPEKLNNYVVLLNIYNSSGKLKEAASVIKTLGRKGLRMHQASSWIEVNKQAHVFHSGDKSHPQREDIYRKVDNLMKEIAKHGYVPEKTLLPDVDEQEQNVLLYHSEKLAIAFGLINTPYWMPLQIVQGHRLCSDCHKAIKLIAMIARREIVVKDGSRFHHFKDGSCSCGDYW